One genomic window of Glycine max cultivar Williams 82 chromosome 16, Glycine_max_v4.0, whole genome shotgun sequence includes the following:
- the LOC100782345 gene encoding probable zinc metalloprotease EGY1, chloroplastic: MGTLTSCSFMPLNSEFRRAFRERIQCHKLTRLRGTSCFFSRARVPKWGKSKLPNFDSLRSFATKNDNSDGDKDNSNHVGAAGEESGGDDSKSNVTTTMAEEERGFTSEKSTPPSTSHRSSLSSLGPAYNTFQVDSFKLIELLGPEKVDPADVKLIKDKLFGYSTFWVTKEEPFGDLGEGILFIGNLRGKREDVFAKLQNQLVEVTGDKYNLFMVEEPNADSPDPRGGPRVSFGLLRKEVSEPGPTTLWQYVIALLLFLLTIGSSVELGIASQINRLPPEVVKYFTDPDAVEAPDMELLFPFVDSALPLAYGVLGVLLFHEVGHFLAAFPKQVKLSIPFFIPNITLGSFGAITQFKSILPDRSTQVDISLAGPFAGAVLSFSMFAVGLLLSSNPDTTGDLVQVPSLLFQGSLLLGLISRATLGYAAMHAATVPIHPLVIAGWCGLTIQAFNMLPVGCLDGGRAVQGAFGKNALVGFGLTTYTLLGLGVLGGPLSLPWGLYVLLCQRAPEKPCLNDVTEVGTWRKALVAIAIFLVVLTLVPVGDELAEELGIGLVTAF, translated from the exons ATGGGGACTCTAACGAGTTGCAGTTTCATGCCTCTGAACTCGGAGTTTCGCCGCGCCTTCAGGGAGAGGATTCAGTGCCACAAGCTCACGCGCTTGAGGGGCACCTCCTGCTTCTTCTCACGCGCGCGAGTACCCAAATGGGGCAAGTCGAAGCTCCCCAATTTCGATAGCCTTAGGAGTTTTGCTACTAAGAACGACAACAGCGACGGCGACAAGGACAACAGCAACCACGTTGGAGCCGCCGGAGAGGAAAGTGGCGGCGACGATTCTAAATCAAATGTTACGACGACGATGGCCGAAGAAGAGAGAGGGTTCACTTCGGAGAAATCGACGCCTCCTTCCACTTCTCACAGG TCGTCTTTGTCGTCGCTTGGACCAGCATACAACACTTTTCAAGTTGATTCTTTCAAACTTATTGAGCTCCTTGGGCCTGAGAAGGTTGATCCTGCTGATGTAAAGCTGATCAAGGATAAGCTTTTTGGGTATTCGACCTTCTGGGTGACGAAAGAGGAGCCTTTTGGAGACTTGGGAGAAGGCATTCTTTTCATTGGGAATTTAAGGGGGAAGAGAGAAGATGTTTTTGCCAAACTCCAGAATCAGCTAGTTGAGGTCACGGGTGATAAGTACAACCTTTTTATGGTGGAGGAACCCAATGCGGACAGTCCTGATCCACGTGGTGGGCCACGTGTTAGCTTTGGTTTGCTGCGGAAGGAGGTTTCTGAGCCAGGGCCGACGACACTTTGGCAATATGTCATTGCATTGCTGTTGTTTCTCCTAACTATTGGTTCCTCAGTGGAGCTAGGAATTGCATCTCAG ATCAACAGACTTCCTCCAGAAGTTGTGAAATATTTCACAGATCCAGATGCTGTTGAAGCTCCAGATATGGAGCTTCTATTTCCATTTGTTGACTCGGCTTTACCTTTAGCATATGGTGTCTTGGGGGTTCTTCTGTTTCAT GAGGTTGGACACTTTCTAGCAGCATTTCCTAAACAAGTAAAATTAAGCATACCTTTCTTCATTCCAAACATCACACTTGGCAGCTTTGGTGCTATTACACAG TTTAAATCCATCCTTCCAGATAGAAGTACACAAGTAGACATATCACTTGCAGGTCCCTTTGCTGGTGCTGTATTATCATTTTCGATGTTTGCTGTTGGTCTTCTTCTCTCATCAAATCCAGATACAACAGGAGATTTGGTGCAAGTACCTAGCTTGTTGTTTCAAGGTTCCTTGCTTCTTGGATTGATCAGTAGAGCAACCCTTGGTTATGC AGCAATGCATGCTGCAACAGTTCCAATTCACCCTCTTGTGATTGCAGGCTG GTGTGGCTTAACCATACAAGCTTTTAACATGCTTCCAGTGGGGTGCCTTGATGGTGGAAGAGCAGTGCAG GGTGCTTTTGGAAAAAATGCGCTAGTGGGCTTTGGTTTAACAACATATACATTGCTTGGATTAGGAGTG CTTGGTGGAcctctttcacttccttggGGACTTTATGTTTTGTTATGTCAG aGGGCACCGGAGAAACCATGCTTAAATGATGTGACAGAGGTTGGAACATGGAGAAAGGCACTTGTGGCAATTGCTATTTTTCTTGTTGTCTTGACTCTTGTTCCTGTTGGGGATGAGCTTGCAGAGGAACTGGGTATAGGTCTTGTAACTGCATTTTGA
- the LOC100784486 gene encoding phosphoribosylglycinamide formyltransferase, chloroplastic, which produces MEGRQILSRFCPKSSSVSSIPIVKQQYSLKFPLLPSSSSHLSSQSQNLDVPSRAVHPISIVHKEVCSSSWRRIWCSSSSSSSSSSSSAAEPKEGHEVTAQVTVGRKKLAVFVSGGGSNFRAIHEASKRGSLHGDVLVLVTNKSDCGGAGYARNNGIPVILYPKAKDESNPSDLVETLRKFKVDFILLAGYLKLIPVELIRAYERSIFNIHPSLLPAFGGKGFYGMKVHKAVIASGARFSGPTIHFVDEHYDTGRILAQRVVPVLANDTAEELAARVLKEEHQLYVEVVEALCEERVVWRKDGVPLIQSKENPNEFR; this is translated from the exons ATGGAAGGTCGACAGATTCTTTCCAGATTCTGTCCAAAATCATCTTCAGTGTCATCTATTCCAATTGTGAAGCAGCAATACTCTCTAAAGTTCCCTCTTTTACCTTCTTCATCGTCGCATCTTTCTAGTCAATCTCAGAATCTCGATGTTCCTAGCAGAGCTGTCCATCCTATCAGCATTGTGCACAAAGAAGTGTGTTCTAGTTCTTGGAGGAGGATATGgtgtagtagtagtagtagtagtagtagtagtagtagtagtgctGCAGAACCAAAGGAGGGCCATGAGGTAACGGCTCAGGTCACGGTGGGAAGGAAAAAGCTAGCAGTTTTCGTGTCTGGTGGAGGATCCAACTTCAGAGCCATTCACGAGGCCTCCAAAAGGGGATCACTTCATGGAGATGTTCTTGTGTTGGTCACAAATAAAAGTG ATTGTGGAGGTGCGGGGTATGCAAGAAATAACGGTATCCCAGTTATATTGTACCCTAAAGCAAAGGATGAATCCAATCCAAGTGACCTTGTTGAGACACTAAG GAAATTCAAGgttgattttattcttttagcTGGATACCTCAAACTTATACCAGTGGAATTGATCCGAGCTTACGAAAGATCTATATTCAACATTCATCCATCACTTCTTCCAGCTTTTGGAGGCAAGGGCTTTTATGGCATGAAAGTGCATAAAGCAGTAATTGCTTCTGGAGCAAG GTTTTCAGGTCCTACGATTCATTTTGTTGATGAACACTATGATACAGGGCGTATCCTTGCACAGCGTGTTGTCCCTGTGCTTGCCAATGATACTGCTGAAGAGTTGGCTGCAAGGGTTCTCAAAGAG GAGCACCAATTATATGTGGAGGTGGTGGAGGCTTTATGTGAAGAGCGTGTGGTTTGGAGGAAAGATGGTGTTCCTCTCATACAAAGCAAAGAAAACCCCAATGAGTTTCGCTGA